From the Malus domestica chromosome 17, GDT2T_hap1 genome, one window contains:
- the LOC103404782 gene encoding BTB/POZ domain-containing protein At3g22104 → MEVHCDLEVDVNGEESFMVDKRILASYSGKLSKLLGKSKASSRNLKVVFHDFPGGAESFKLISRFCYNNGSIYITPSNISLLYCAAQFMEMNNSVARKHNLLEKAEKSFQDIRYWSWSELLTALKQCQDLLPVANSLSLVEKCLDTLIARLHLTSEASPCPSTSSPDSSGIRFSCDTRSTESLKTSFSRTPWWFEDLLVLGPNLVEMLVKAMVSRKLDHVIISRFLFYYQKSKFYTVKSDTKRTIAETVIEMLYMLDQSCVSCKSLFGILRVSLNFNLNRSIRNKLENMIGSQLDQATLDNLLVPSPQGINYLYDVNLVLRFLKSFLRDGGTCQASPIRLRKVSGLIDLYIAEVAPDPCLKPSKFLALAIALPDSARDSYDELYHAIDMYLQVHAGLSEDKKMKICCVLNYEKLSAETCIHLSKNTKFPSKSAVQALVSQQSKLKKLLQTPNNFNSHATSPYSATTEAKNWGLRKDDANEQHVLYAGKLGLSTDNEKLRAHVQGMQCRVMELEKVCKKMQSQMAKFTKSKASSHSHTRSLPKLCS, encoded by the exons ATGGAAGTTCATTGTGATCTTGAAGTTGATGTCAATGGGGAAGAGTCTTTCATGGTGGACAAG agaATTCTTGCCTCCTACTCTGGCAAATTGAGCAAATTACTTGGAAAATCAAAAGCCTCCTCAAGAAATCTTAAAGTGGTATTCCATGACTTTCCGGGAGGAGCGGAGAGTTTCAAGCTGATTTCAAGGTTTTGTTACAACAATGGCAGCATTTACATAACTCCTTCCAACATTTCCCTCCTTTACTGCGCTGCGCAGTTCATGGAAATGAACAATTCTGTCGCCAGAAAACATAATTTGTTAGAAAAAGCGGAGAAATCATTTCAAGATATCAGGTATTGGTCATGGTCTGAGCTTTTGACGGCTTTGAAGCAGTGCCAGGATTTGCTTCCGGTTGcgaattctttgagtctagttgagAAATGCTTGGATACCCTCATTGCGAGATTGCATTTGACAAGCGAAGCAAGTCCTTGTCCTTCGACTTCATCCCCCGATAGCTCCGGTATTCGGTTTTCATGTGATACTAGAAGCACTGAGAGTTTGAAAACTAGCTTCTCTCGCACACCCTGGTGGTTCGAGGATCTTCTAGTTTTAGGTCCAAATTTGGTTGAAATGCTTGTCAAGGCCATGGTTTCGCGAAAACTCGATCATGTTATCATTAGTAGGTTCCTCTTTTATTACCAGAAATCGAAGTTTTACACGGTCAAATCCGATACCAAGCGCACCATTGCTGAAACGGTCATTGAGATGCTGTATATGCTTGATCAGAGCTGTGTTTCATGCAAGAGCTTATTCGGGATTCTTCGAGTTTCGCTGAATTTTAACTTAAACAGAAGTATCAGGAATAAGTTGGAGAATATGATTGGTTCACAGCTAGATCAAGCAACATTGGACAATTTGCTTGTTCCATCCCCACAAGGAATCAATTACTTGTATGATGTCAATCTTGTTCTAAGGTTTTTGAAATCATTTCTGCGTGATGGAGGAACCTGTCAAGCCTCTCCAATCCGATTAAGGAAAGTTTCTGGCTTGATTGATTTGTATATAGCAGAAGTAGCGCCAGATCCTTGTTTGAAGCCTTCAAAGTTTCTGGCTTTAGCTATAGCCCTGCCAGATTCGGCAAGAGACTCCTATGATGAGCTCTACCATGCCATAGACATGTATCTACAG GTGCACGCAGGATTGTCCGAAGACAAAAAGATGAAAATATGTTGTGTACTGAACTATGAGAAGCTCTCGGCAGAGACTTGCATACACCTTTCAAAGAACACAAAATTTCCATCAAAATCTGCAGTCCAAGCTCTTGTCTCTCAGCAATCCAAGCTCAAAAAGTTACTCCAAACACCCAACAACTTTAATTCCCATGCCACCTCCCCTTATAGCGCCACTACTGAGGCAAAAAATTGGGGATTAAGGAAAGATGATGCCAACGAACAACATGTGCTTTATGCCGGAAAACTCGGTCTCTCAACTGACAACGAGAAGCTCAGAGCACATGTGCAAGGCATGCAATGCAGGGTCATGGAATTGGAGAAAGTTTGCAAGAAAATGCAATCTCAAATGGCAAAGTTTACAAAATCGAAAGCATCAAGCCACAGCCATACAAGATCTTTGCCCAAACTTTGTTCATGA